Within the Acidobacteriota bacterium genome, the region TGTTGTCAAGACAGGCGGCATTGCGGGATCTTGGTTTTCGAGGCAACCCTATGGGCGGATCGGCGTCTACACTTTCGAATCTCTCTCGAGAGAAATTTCGGAATCGAAAGGCTGAAACAATGACCCGAACACGCCTGATCACGGTGGTTTTAATTTTGAGCGCGATGACGGTTCTCTGCAAACCGGGTGTTCCTGACCCGGAACCGACCGCCCCAACCTATATGGACAATTTCCGGAAAATCGTCGATCAGCCGCTTCCCATGATCGAATTCCTTCAGGAGGGACCGCTGGACGGCGATCTGGATTCGGCCGCACTCCGCCTGCCCGAAGAGCTGAGCACCGCCGGGTTTCCGGTTGAAGAGACAACCCCCGGACAGGAAATCCGCATCGGAGGCAAGACGGTTCCAGTCGAGGAACATGTTGCCTGGAAACATTTTGAAACGACGGGCGTCAGCACCTGGATCGACCTCCTCGAATTCGAAAGCGAGGCCGCCTGCCGGGAGCTGATGAGCCGGAGAGGGCAATGGCACAGCAGCGCCACGTGGCCCGACTCCTTCCGCTTCTTCACGATTCGAAGCTCATCCGGCCGGAATGCCGTGGCGGCCGTCGTCCGGAACGGAACACGACTGTTCAATTTCGGTGTGGATATTCCTTTCGAGATCCTGCATCCCGATGACGGGGACAATACGCCGAAGGAACTGGCATTTATCGACGAGGCCATCGATTCGCTGACCCTGTTGATGAATGCAACCGCCCGGGCCCTGGCCGATCCCCATGCGGTCACCTGGATCCCGCCGGCGGTTCCCAACGAGGACGAGGTCCGGCGGATGAGAACGACTTCTTTCGTCCGGCTCTGGAGTGAAGTCAAAGCCAACTTTGTGTTCCTGGACAGCCGCCCGGAACTGGATTGGGAACGGGTCCTGGATCTTTACCTTCCCCGCATCGAGGCGGCCCGGACACAGGAGGAATATATCCGCGTCCTGCAGGATTGCATCGCCCTTCTGCGGGACGGTCACACGTGGGTTGGCGGGATCCATTCTTATGACAGGCCGCTTTTGAACATCGAACCTATTGAGGGCCGTCCGGTCGTCACCGGCGTGGGAATGACACCCGAGATGCAGGCCACAGGAATCCTTCCGGGAATGGAGTTGATCGAAGTGAACGGCGAACCGACGGGCGGTTCGACCGGGCAGCCGCTGCGCATCATATTGTACGGAACATCCGCCGGCATCTGCACGAAGTGGGACTTCTTTCCGGACGGGACCGATTTCGTCGGCGTCGGGATCCGTCCCGATCTTGAGGTGCGGCGGACGAAGGCCGACGTCGTCGCCGGCGCCGACCCTGTCCCGGCCAAAGCCGTGGAGATCCTCCGCCGAACACATTGAACTCCCCGATAGCCTGTGATACAAGCAGGGAGGAATTATCCGAATGTCGTTTGGAGGTCGCGATGAAAAAAGCAAAAATCTTGTCTCTTGCCATTTCCATTCTGATTGCCTTAACGGTTCAGCTCGAAGCCCGAAATCATGACCCCGTCCTATCGGAAAAAGACCTCCGGGCCCTGAACAACGAAATCTCGGGCGAGCGGACTCTGGATGCCATCAGACACATGGCCCATTTCCACAGGCTGCAGCCGGGCCGGGACTATCTTCAGGCCGCAGAATGGGTGGCGGAACAGGCGAAAAAGTCGGGTCTCAGCGACGTCCGAATCGAAAGATATCCGGCGGACGGAGACATCTCTTATTCGATGACCCGGTCGAGTCCGGCCTGGGACGTCCGGTTCGCCGAACTTTGGATCACGCGGCCGAAGGAAGAAAAGCTGACAAGCTTCCATGACATTCCCGTATCCCTGGCCATCATGAGCCGGAGCTGCGATGTGGAGGGGGAACTGATCTTTGTCGGAGCCGGGACCTCCCGCTCGGATTATGAAAATCGCAGCGTCAAAGGAAATGTCGTTCTGGCGACCGGCCCGATGGGTTCCGTCACATCCCTGGCCGTGGATGGCTACGGCGCCTTGGGCGTCGTCGTGATCAACCAGCGCTTCGCCCATGACGAGCCCGACGCCGTCAGCACGACGAGAATCCGCGACGAAACACCGGCGTTCGGATTCGGCCTGTCCCGGCGGCGGGGCGAAGAACTGCGCGACCGCCTGCTTCGCGGCGAAAAGATCTTTGTCCGGGCCGTCGTTGAGACCGAAATCGGGCCCGGGCATTACGAAAATGTCGTCGCCGTGATTCCCGGAACGGAGCTTGCCGGCGAGGAAATCCTTCTCACGGCCCACCTCTGCCATTACAAACCCGGGGCCAACGACAATGCCAGCGGAAGCGCCTGCCTCCTGGAGATCGGCCGGGCCCTCGTCCGGCTCATTGAGGACGGCAAAATCAAGAGGCCGAAAAGAACCCTTCGTTTTCTCTGGGTTCCGGAATTCAGCGGCAGCATCGCCTTCGCCGTCAAACACCCCGACATCATCGAAAGAACCGTTGCCGGAATCAACCTCGACATGGTCGGACAGTATCTGAACGACAATAACTCCACATTTTTCCTTCATCTCACACCTCATTCCCGGCCTCATTACATCAACGACCTTCTCATCAACCTGGTCGAATTCGTAACGGCAAACAACATGGAATCCCTGGGCACGGAGTCCCGCTTTCCCGTCCTTTCGCTGACCGGAAGCCGGGATGCCTTCCGATCGAGAGTCATGGGATACACGGGCGGAAGCGATCAGCACATTTTCAATGACGGCCTGATCGCCGTCCCCATGCCCTTTTTCAACGCCTGGCCGGACCGCTATTATCACGCCAGCGGAGATCAGCCCGAAATCTGCGATCCCACCCAATTGAAACGATCCGGCGTGCTGGCCGCGGCCGCTGTTGTTTTTCTTATGGACGACTGCCCCCATAAAGCCCGGCGCCTGGCCGGAGAAATCTCGGCCGTGTCCCGATCCCGGATCGCCCTGGAACTGAAGCGCGGCTTAGCCTGGATCAATCGGGCCGGGAAAGAGGATCTTCACGACGCTTACAAAGAGGCTCTCAATTTCATCGACCAAGCCTACAAGCGGGAAACCGCCTCTCTGCTGACGCTCAAAGATTATTCCAGGCGGGAAGGAAACCCGGCCGGCTATATCGATCAACTTGCGGAAACGTTGAGCCGGGAAAAAGCCGGGACCCGGGAGCGATTGAAGGATCATTACCTTTTCACCTGTCAAATCATCGCCGTGACGCCGCAGGACATGTCCCCATCCGAAGATGAAATACGGGCCGCCGGGATTATCCCGCGCCGAAACAGAGAGTGGATCGGTCCCGCCGGAACGGGATTCCTCAGGGAAAAAACGGGAGCCCCGGACAGCGCCTTCAACCTGCCCCTTTTCCGGGAAAACAGGCTCATCCCCTACGAAATCCTGAACTTCATCGACGGCAAAAATAGTCTGATTGATATCCGAAACGCCGTAAGCGCCGAGTTTCAGCCCATTCCGCTGAAATGGGTCGAGGACTATATCGACCTTCTCGTTCGTGCGGAGCTGGTTTTTTGGAACGCGGAGAACCTGTCAAGCCATATATAAATCTAACCATGGGAGATCTCCACGAGGGAGTTGGCTTTTCAGGTTGCGGGAACCGGCCGGTTGTTAGCCGGCTTCCAGATTTTTTCGTGCTTGGCGTTTACGATCTTGGAGAGTATGAAGCGGCCAGCCCCTGAAGCGTCTTGTTATCCGTAATCACGTCATGCGGAATGAGCAGATACGTCCACGGCTTTCCTCCGTGCGGCTTCTCATGCGCGGTGGCAAGGGAGCACCATTCCGCCGCAGCTTTGGCCTTGGCCAGCACATCCGCGTCGTTCATCTCGCTTGCAGCTTTCGGTTCGCAGAGAAACTTCACAGTCTTCGTCTCGACCACGAAGTCCGGCTCGTAGGACGCCTCGCTCGCGTAGTAAATCCGGAAGTCGCCCTTGGCGGGCTTGAACCACTTCAGCACTTCCTTGTCGTTCTCCAGAACCATGGCGAACCGTCGCTCCGAGTCCGAGTCGAACTTTTGGACCCGGTAGAGGCACTTCCCGAATCCGGCAAAGAGCATCTTGCGGATGTCCTGCTTGTCGGCGACGGGTGCGCGGAAGTCCCGCTCGGCTTCCCCGGCAGGAGCCGAGTAGTTGTTGGGGCGCATCGTCGTGATACCCTTGCTCACATGCGCTTCGTAAGCCTCCGCCTTCTCCTCAAAGTGTTCCTGCATCTGGGCATGGATCAGATTGACCAACGCCTGCTGGTGGTATTGAAGAACGTTCAGCACCTCGTCCTCGTTCTTGAGGTAGGACCGGAGATGCGCCACGGCCTGCCCGGCCAGCTTGTAGAGCAGCACCGCGTGGTCGTCATAGCAGATGTCGTTGAAATCAATGAGGCCGCGCACGAGATAGTCCTCGAGCTTCTCCTCCGGGACGATGCCCGTGCCGCTCATAAGCCGATATTGTTCCCGTCGGTGCAGTTCCTGGATGAGAATTTCGTTGTCCACCGGCTGGAGGCGAACGCCGGCGAGATTGAGATTGAACTCCCGATATCCGCGGACCACATCGCCCACGGGCTGGACCGTAATGCGGGGGATGTCGATCGAAAGCGCGTTCCGCAGCGTGATGGTCTTGGCCACGACCTCGGCCACGTTCACGGCTTCCGCGATCCCTGCCAATTCCTGCTGCGCCGGCGAAATGATCTCCTTGACCTTTTCGACGATCTGCTTCTGGATTTCCGGTTTTGTCAGATCGGCGGAACGCGGCAGGCGCTCGAACTCCCTGCGGATGACTTCGAGCGTCGCCTTGGCCGCTTCCTGCTCCTTGGGGTTCTCGAACAACAATTTGGGCTGCTCAACCCTGTACTCACTCTCACCCTCCGCTACGGCCAAAGGCTGAATCCGGTGAATGATCTCCGGCTCAGCCACCACGACCTTGGACCGTTCGTCGG harbors:
- a CDS encoding DUF4910 domain-containing protein, which gives rise to MKKAKILSLAISILIALTVQLEARNHDPVLSEKDLRALNNEISGERTLDAIRHMAHFHRLQPGRDYLQAAEWVAEQAKKSGLSDVRIERYPADGDISYSMTRSSPAWDVRFAELWITRPKEEKLTSFHDIPVSLAIMSRSCDVEGELIFVGAGTSRSDYENRSVKGNVVLATGPMGSVTSLAVDGYGALGVVVINQRFAHDEPDAVSTTRIRDETPAFGFGLSRRRGEELRDRLLRGEKIFVRAVVETEIGPGHYENVVAVIPGTELAGEEILLTAHLCHYKPGANDNASGSACLLEIGRALVRLIEDGKIKRPKRTLRFLWVPEFSGSIAFAVKHPDIIERTVAGINLDMVGQYLNDNNSTFFLHLTPHSRPHYINDLLINLVEFVTANNMESLGTESRFPVLSLTGSRDAFRSRVMGYTGGSDQHIFNDGLIAVPMPFFNAWPDRYYHASGDQPEICDPTQLKRSGVLAAAAVVFLMDDCPHKARRLAGEISAVSRSRIALELKRGLAWINRAGKEDLHDAYKEALNFIDQAYKRETASLLTLKDYSRREGNPAGYIDQLAETLSREKAGTRERLKDHYLFTCQIIAVTPQDMSPSEDEIRAAGIIPRRNREWIGPAGTGFLREKTGAPDSAFNLPLFRENRLIPYEILNFIDGKNSLIDIRNAVSAEFQPIPLKWVEDYIDLLVRAELVFWNAENLSSHI